The genomic stretch CCCCAGTGGGGCGTGCGCGATTTAGAGGCCGTGGTGGCTGCCGCCGGGGCTGAAGGTCTGGTGCTGGTGGAGACTGTGGCGATGCCCGCCAACAATCTCTCGGTGGTGTTCAGGGCGATCGCTTAGCCCCGACCCCCTTCGCTACACTGGGGGCAGCCGCATTCTGAGGTCGCCATGCTGGTCAGCACCCTTCAGTATTTGACCCACGACACTACCTATCACGATCTGGCCCTGCGCTGCCAAGAGTATTTGCACTACCGGCGGCGGGGCCGGGCTGACCAGCAAGAGCTGGCCGAGGCCATGCTGTTTAACCTGCTGGTGGACTATTTGGTGCAGACCGGGGTGCCCCGGCCCCAGGCCGAGGAATTTTGCACCAGCGGCGACAACCTGACCGAGCTGGCCCTGCGGATTTCTTCTATTCTTGGCCCTGCGATCGCCTAGTCTACGGTCAGCCGCACCACCCCGCCCCCAGGGCTGGGATAGCTGAGCCAGACTGAATGACGGATTCGCGGGGTTTGAAGGCCCAGGGTTTACGGTTCACGGCCAGCCGTAAACCTCAAACCTCAAACCTCAAACCGTGCTCCCTCAGCCGTGGAACCCGTCATCATTCAATCACCATTAAATGACCGAATACTGGGTAAATTGCCCTAGAAGACTGCCAAGCTAAAGCTGACGGGTCAGTGGAGTATACGGCTCAAGGTTTCAGGTTCAAGGCGAGCCGTAGACCGTATACCTTGCACCCCGCAGCCAGAACGGCTGGCCCCTGTCAAAATCAGCTTGGTCAAGTATAGCTGTAGCCAGTCTGGTTAGGACAATTTCTGTGGGAACGTTCAAACGTTTGAACGTTCCTAGGGATGCTGAATGTCTTAACACAAATGACCATGGCTATACTAGATAATCTGCTGGCTGTGGAGAAAAAAATATACCAGCCGGGCCAGGCTGAGGCCAATAAACGACACCAAAATAACGGTGATAGAGACGCTGACTATATCTCGAACAGCTTTCATAGGTCTGGTAAAGCGCTATGGTTGATCAGTATTCTCCCCCGGAAGAGGGAAGCTGAGGGGCAAATGCTCATGAATCGTCGCAGCTTTTTAGCGGGTGCCGGTGGGGTGGCCCTGACGACTCTGCTGGCCGGGTGCCAGCGCGCTTCATCGGGTGACCTGCGGCTGGCGATGCTGGCCAACTCGGTGCCGGCCCAGCTGCTCAGAGCCTTCGAACAGTTGCCAGACCGGGGCGGCGGGCTATCCATTAGCCCCCAAGACTCTCTGGTGGAGTTGTACAGCCTGCTGCAGCGCTGGCACAGCCAGCCCGAGGGGGCAACGCCACCGCCCCTGGCCGACTGGGTTAGCCTGGCCGACTATTGGCTGGCCCCCGCCATTCGCCAGGGGCTGTTGCAGCCGCTGGATGTAACAGCGCTGACCGCCTGGGGCGATCTGGCAGCGGTGTGGCCCGATCTGGTGCGCCGCACTGCTGAGGGCATCCCCGATGGGGCCGGCAGCCTGTGGGCCGTACCCTACCGCTGGAGCCACCTGGTGCTGCTCTACGACTCTACCCGCCTGCCCCGCAGCGCTGCTCAGCTCACGACCTGGGCCGATCTGCTGCGGCCCGAGCTAGCCCGGCGGGTGGTGCTACCCGACCATCCTCGCCTGGTGTTGGGCCTGGCTCAAAAGGCGTTGGGGGCTGCGGCCAACGGGGCAGATCCGGCGGCGGTGGCGGGTCTGGCAGATTTTTTAGACCGTTTGCAGCGGCAGGTGCGGGTCTACGACTCCAGCCGCTACCTCGAAACCCTGATCGTTGGCGATGCCACCGCCGTGGTGGCCTGGGCCGACGATGTGCTGCCCATGCTGCGCCAGTATCGGCAGCTAGCCGTAGCCGTTCCCCCCGAGGGGACGGTGCTCAGCGCCCAGCTGTGGGTGCGACCTGAGGCTAGCCCAGCGCCCTCCCCTGCCGCTATGGACTGGCTCAACTTTTGCCTGGGGGCCGACTTTGCCACCCAGCTGGCTATCTTTGGCCAAACTCTGTCGCCCCTGCTCTGGGGCGAGAGCCCGCAGCAGTGGCCCGAACCGCTGCGATCGCCGCCGCAGATCGGGCTCGATCGGGCGATCGCAGCCCGGAGTGAATTTCTGCTGCCCCTCACCGCCGAGGCCGAAAATCGCTACGGCCAGCTATGGCAAACCCTGCGCGCCTAGGGCCTCGGGTTGACAGGGGAAACCAGAAGCTGAGCTACAGGCTGCCCTCAGGCAGTCCGGCCTGGGCGGTGGGGGCGGGCCGGTAGCGCCGCTCACCTTCGGCCAGCAAGTTGCGCTGAAGCTGCACAATCATAGTTGGATCTAGGTTGGCTGAACAGGTGGGGAGGCCGCTCTGGACGTTGGCGGATACGCCCAGGGGCAGGCCAGACTGGTCGGCAAAATCACAGGCGTAGAGGCCCACCATGCGGTAGCTGCGAGAATTGCCCTGGAAGAAGCGCAGGTTATGGCCAAAGCTCCGGGCGGCGGTGCCAAACTGGTTGAGCACCGCGTACTGCTCGTTGTAGGTCAATACTGACCACATCTGGGGGTTGATCATGACATCGACCACCGCCGTACCCGAATCTTCGATCTGGTAAGAAATCCACGACTGCACCAGCCGCCGTCCGCCCAGGTGCGGGGTCAGGGAGTCGCGGTTCCACCACAGGCTGGGGAGGGTCATGCGGTCGGCGGAGGCGTGGCGGCTGTCGCTCGACAGCGACCCGTCTACGATGCGATCGGTAAAGTCCTCCCCGTTGGGCAGGCTGGCGGTGGGAAATACCAGCAGCTGGCAAAAGGTCTTGTTGAGCTGGGGCGATCGCTTGGGCCAGTAGTTGCTCAGCAGATCGTCCGGACAGCAGGCCGCATCCACAATGCCAGCTTGGCTGCCGCTCTGATCGGCGCAGGCGTTGAGGGCCTCGCTCTGGGCCTGGCTGACACCGCCGAGCAGGAGCAGGCTGGCCCCGGCGATCGCTTGCCACAGCTGGCGGTACCCAAGCCGTAGCCCAACCGCTTGCCAACGGAGGTGGGCCTCGGCTCCCCAGGGGTAACCCTTCACTGACACCGGCTCTGTGCGTGGTGAATGGCCTGGTTCTCCGCCCATGATGCTGTCCCCTTGGGGTTTTCTAGAGAAAAATCAGTCGGCTGCGATGCACGTGCTGGAGCGCTAGGGGTTGGGTAGCAACCTGCTCCACCATGGAGACGACGTGCTCGGGGCGCAGCAGGTTCCCATCGTTACGACAGTTACCTACCGCCTTAAGCCAGACTCCAGGGCTGCTTCTAGGGTACTCCAGACCTGGGGGTAGAGAGTGGTTTGGGTTAACTATCGTCAACTCGTGCAGACGCTCCCGCAGGTTGATGACTTGAACTGCCCCAGACTTAGTCCTCTTTTCCCACGGCGCTTCATCCAGGGCCAAAACGGCCTCTACCCAACCCTCCCAGGTCGGCGCTGGCCCGCCGGTATCCTCCAGGGTCAGGTGCAGGTAGTATTCGGCCCGGTCGAGGCGCTTGGTGGCAGAGGGCTCGTCCAGAGGCACTTCGGCGACGGCGTAGAGCGGAATTTCCGGCGGCAGCTGGGCGGCTAGCCGCTGGCAAAAGTCGGTGGGGGCGATCGCCTCCGCCAGCTCAAAATCGACCACTTCGCCGCTGCTGGTGGCCCCCAGGGGCAGGGCGTTAGCGGGGGAAATGCGCGGCCCCGGATGAAAGCCACCGGTAAAGGCAACGGGCAGCCCGGCTCGCCGCAGGGCGCGATCGAACAGGCGCACCATATCTAAGTGGCCGATCAGGGCCATCGATCCCAGCTTGCCCAGGGTCACCCGCAGGCGCTGCACCCGCTCGGAGCTGGGCTGGCTGTGGCCCAAAAAGGCGGGAATGGGCGGGGGTGACACCACCACGTTGTGGCCGAAGTCGGGGCCGCACACGCCGCAGTGGCTACAGCCCTCAAAGGAGCAGTCCGGCACGGTGGCGGCGGCTAATGCGCGCAGCAGGTCGTCCTTGAGCCAGGCTTTGTCAATACCGGTGTCGAGGTGATCCCAGGGCAGCGGGGCATCGAGGCCGGAGCGTACACCCGGTGTCGTTGAGGCGGCATCGCCCCCGGTAGCAGTTACCTCGGTGTCCATCACGTCCCACTCGCCCCGCCATTGCCCCCGATCGACCTGACGGTACTTCCAGCTCAGACCGGCCTCGTCAATCGCCTGAGTCCAGGCGTTGAAGGCCTGCTCCACGCTCTCCCACCAGCTGTCCATCCCGGCCCCCAGCTCCCAGGCGCGGCGCACCACCGCCGCCAGTCGGCGATCGCCCCGGCCCACAAAGTCTTCCATGGCCGAGATGCGTACGTCGGTGAAATTGACCTTGGCCCAGCGCAGGGCTCGAAACTCCTCCCGCAGCAGCCGCTGCTTGCGCCGAAACTCCTCCGTCGAAACCGAGTGCCACTGGAACGGGGTGTGGGGTTTGGGGGTGAAGTTAGAAATGGTGATGTTAAAGGCCAGGGGTCGCCGACCCGGTTGGGTACAGCTCTGGCGCAGCCACCGCACCGTTTCGGCAATGCCCAGCACGTCGGCATCGGTTTCGCCGGGCAGGCCAATCATAAAGTAGAGCTTGACCCGGCCCCAGCCCTGCTCGTGGGCGGTCTTAATGCCGCGCAGCAGCTCTTCGTTGGTCAGTCCTTTATTGATGATGTCGCGCAGGCGCTGGGTGCCCGCCTCGGGAGCAAAGGTAAGCCCGGTGAGGCGAGTGCCGCCAATGATGTGGGCAATGTTTTCGTCGAAGCGATCGACCCGCTGGCTGGGCAGCGACAGCGAAATGTTTTCGTCCTTAAGGCGGTTTTTGACCTCTACCCCCACCGCAGGCAGGGCCAGATAGTCAGAGCAGCTCAGCGACAGCAGCGAAAACTCGTTGTAGCCGGTCTTGCGCATGCCGGTCTCGATGGCATCGACCACCGCCTCGGGTTCCACATCCCGCGCCGGGCGGGTCAGCATGCCCGGCTGGCAGAAGCGGCAGCCCCGGGTGCAGCCCCGGCGAATTTCTACCGTCAGGCGATCGTGGACGGTTTCTACGTAGGGCACCAGGCCCATGGCGTAGGCCGGAATCGGCGTCGCCACCCGACGCAGCACCCGCGCAGGCACGTCGGGCCGGTTGGGATGCACCGAGCCATCGGCTGCCATATTGTAGAACCGGGGCACGTAAACCCCCGGCACCTGGGCCAGATCGAGCAGCAGCGCCTCGCGGCT from Nodosilinea sp. PGN35 encodes the following:
- a CDS encoding extracellular solute-binding protein, which gives rise to MLMNRRSFLAGAGGVALTTLLAGCQRASSGDLRLAMLANSVPAQLLRAFEQLPDRGGGLSISPQDSLVELYSLLQRWHSQPEGATPPPLADWVSLADYWLAPAIRQGLLQPLDVTALTAWGDLAAVWPDLVRRTAEGIPDGAGSLWAVPYRWSHLVLLYDSTRLPRSAAQLTTWADLLRPELARRVVLPDHPRLVLGLAQKALGAAANGADPAAVAGLADFLDRLQRQVRVYDSSRYLETLIVGDATAVVAWADDVLPMLRQYRQLAVAVPPEGTVLSAQLWVRPEASPAPSPAAMDWLNFCLGADFATQLAIFGQTLSPLLWGESPQQWPEPLRSPPQIGLDRAIAARSEFLLPLTAEAENRYGQLWQTLRA
- a CDS encoding TIGR03960 family B12-binding radical SAM protein codes for the protein MSVSVNTLINAGVSRPGRYLGNELGAVHKPWQAAAVRWVLTYPEVYEVGASNLGHIILYSILNAQPRQLCDRAYLPAPDLAAKLKATQTPLFAVESQRSLRDFDILGFSLSYELGATNLLEMLSLAGIPLTWQERDQGGAFAPEAGSWPLVFAGGQTATSNPEPYADFLDFVALGDGEELLPEIALVVEEGRAAGLSREALLLDLAQVPGVYVPRFYNMAADGSVHPNRPDVPARVLRRVATPIPAYAMGLVPYVETVHDRLTVEIRRGCTRGCRFCQPGMLTRPARDVEPEAVVDAIETGMRKTGYNEFSLLSLSCSDYLALPAVGVEVKNRLKDENISLSLPSQRVDRFDENIAHIIGGTRLTGLTFAPEAGTQRLRDIINKGLTNEELLRGIKTAHEQGWGRVKLYFMIGLPGETDADVLGIAETVRWLRQSCTQPGRRPLAFNITISNFTPKPHTPFQWHSVSTEEFRRKQRLLREEFRALRWAKVNFTDVRISAMEDFVGRGDRRLAAVVRRAWELGAGMDSWWESVEQAFNAWTQAIDEAGLSWKYRQVDRGQWRGEWDVMDTEVTATGGDAASTTPGVRSGLDAPLPWDHLDTGIDKAWLKDDLLRALAAATVPDCSFEGCSHCGVCGPDFGHNVVVSPPPIPAFLGHSQPSSERVQRLRVTLGKLGSMALIGHLDMVRLFDRALRRAGLPVAFTGGFHPGPRISPANALPLGATSSGEVVDFELAEAIAPTDFCQRLAAQLPPEIPLYAVAEVPLDEPSATKRLDRAEYYLHLTLEDTGGPAPTWEGWVEAVLALDEAPWEKRTKSGAVQVINLRERLHELTIVNPNHSLPPGLEYPRSSPGVWLKAVGNCRNDGNLLRPEHVVSMVEQVATQPLALQHVHRSRLIFL